A segment of the Coffea arabica cultivar ET-39 chromosome 8c, Coffea Arabica ET-39 HiFi, whole genome shotgun sequence genome:
CTCTAGGCTGTACAGGAATGGCAGTGGCTGTGGTGCATGCTATCAGGTAGGCATCTATGTTCCAGCAATAAACGTGAATAAATAaccagaaaaaataaaaaagaaacaaaactgaaaTAGCGTGGCTACATGGTCAATTGAGTTCTTGTTAATTGAGGAATTCATTACGTGCAAAAATGGTCAAGAAATTCATTTGCTACTAGACTGTAACTTCTCTCTGATACATTTGCATTCCAGGTTAGGTGCAAGCATCCACAATATTGCAGTGAGGAGGGGACCAAAGTAGTGGCGACGGACTATGGCCAAGGGCATGACACAGATTTCATCCTGAGTGTCCGGGCTTATGCCAAATTAGCCAAGCCAAACGTGGTCGCAGAGCTGTTTGCTGCCGGCGTAATTGAAGTCGAGTATCGGAGAATTCCTTGCAGTTATCCAGGCTACAATCTCCTGGTTAAAGTTCATGAACATAGCAAGTACCCCTTTTACCTAGCCATAGTAATACTGTACCAGGGTGGTACATCAGACATCGTCGCTGTTGAAGTCTATGAGGTATATACAACACATATCGTCTACAAAATTCGAGCAACGAATTAATAGTTACTAACTTAGTATGTCTAAATTTACATTTTACTTTTCTCTTTTGATGCATCCAATTCAGATCCCACAACTCTGGAGATGACTCTTTTGATGAATTTGTCACGATTATAGTCTAGGACGCACAAAGTCACAAGTACACGTAGCAGTTTGAGAGTGTAAAATTTGTGGATTTTATATAACTTTCTCAGCTAAATCTGTACAAATCAAAAGTACTATTTTTTTGCTACTACTtaactcatatatatatatatatatatatatattttggtttGATACAGGAATCATGCAAGCAGTGGAGGGGTCTACGAAGGGCATATGGCGCAGTATGGGATATAGCTAACCCTCCAAAGGGAACACTGGCCTTCAGGTTCCAAGTGAGTGGCAGTGCTGGGGTGCAGTGGGTGCAGCCGAACACTGTGCTCCCCAGTGAATGGAAGGCTGGGGTTGCTTATGACACAGCTATTCAGCTCACTTGAGCAAATCATCACTGGCTATCCAGCGCTTTTAGTTATGTGATATCTTCTAGTTTAGCAAATTCCTCTCCCCCAATTAAGCCACTAGAAATACGAAAAATATGTGTTTGCTGCATCATCAATTAGTGTCAATAAGCAAATGGCTTTTAGCGTAGTGTAATATTTATAATTTGGGTGTAAATTTAGCTACGTACCATGAATAATACGTTGATCATCGGACATTCAGATTTCAACAAATCCATCTCATCAATTGGGTTTTTGGTTTCTGATTTCTCTTcgtaaggggaaaaaaaactgAAATCAATAGAAATTCTAGAGTATCAAGGGGAAAAAACAACTAACGGGCTTCCACCACGTTTCAGTCCAAAATTCTTTACAAAGTAGAATAAGCATTTATCTGCAACAACACTAATACGACCCATATGGGCACGTAATTGAAAGCAAAGTGGAAGAAACGCCGTCTTGAAGGATGGCAATTTAGAACAAATAATTTAATTcaaacatgatttggcttctcgCGTATTATCTGCAACGGAGAAAGGGATAATCAATGACTTTATATATCCATACATATGCTATGCTACAAGGACTCGGGAGTGATTATACTAAATAGCAATTGCCACTATTTAGAGAAAAATGGTCAGTAAGTGAACCCGTCGACCAATTCAGTCATACCTGAGTCTGTAATTTTCATGCTAATCTAGTCAAAGCTAAGAGGACAACTTGGGTTAGGAATGTGAACTTTTGTACATTTatcatgaaaagaaaagaaaacaagagcaTATGTGGTGGAcgcagaagaaagaaaaaagaaatatgaagaAAACTGCAAGTGTTTGGCAGCACAAGGATAGGACGAGAATTAACTACTTGAACGTATAATTATCATTTTACAACCTTCATACGCTAAAGGTTGCCCGACGTGTTTGATTGTTAGCCATCACCAGGTATGTGTGTATTTCTCGAGTACATAGATCAGATTACTATCAATCCCTAATCAAAAAGGATAATTGGTAATTAAGTCAAAGATAAGATTTGAAGAAATTTAATGACACTATAAGTTTAAAGGGCATTTATGGGATTAAAATATATTCTCTTTCCTAAAACTAATATTTTATtctcaattttttaaaattaggaTTGACATGTTACAAAAATGTTTGAATTATTGTGATATTTTCAAAACTTCAAGaaagatttttgaaattatccctacttTCCCCATTCTTACTTCATTGCACATTCAAGGGAAATTCGCCATTTTTGTCCCTGAAATTTTAATCGAAAAGCAATTTTGTCCTTTATATTTGTTTAACCAATTCAGTCTCTaaactatttttccttttctaatatAGGACTTCCGCCGCAACGCCACCAAATTTTACATCTCTCGTTGATTGGTGAGGGTTATTTTTGGAAAATCAGATTACATTCAGTAAtacagaaagagagagagaaaaaaaaaaaaaaaaaaggcagtcATAACGCAGCTGGGATCCTCTATGCCACTACTCGGTGCCAAATTCAGTACCAATACCACTTATCACGTGAtggtagaagaaatttaaataaatagcacatgacaaattaaataaataggaCACTTGGCATAAATATAGAAGTGACACTGAGTTGTCACTGAAAAAGTGACACTGAGGATCTCGCGTGGATAACCCTACACTTCCTCTTGGCGGGCATGGAGCATGAAGGCATGACTTGTCACTGAAAAAGTGTAGGGATCCCGTGTGGCGGGCATGGAGCATGGTGTTGATACAAGCTGGCGACTTTGCTGGAGCAAGCGGGCCATAAAGTCACGGCTGTGGATTTAGCTTATTCTGTGAGAAATCAAGTGTGCATACCTTCCTTAATTTCCAGAGATGGAGTTCACTAGCCAAGAGTTTAAGGTGGGGCCAAAAATTGGCACATGGCGAAACTATGCCACTAATGTTACAACCCCGAGAGGCAAGCAAGAATGGTCTTGAATCATTAGTAGGGGCTttgaagaaaaacaaagagtGGTTTGAGCAATTGATCATCAAGAATAGTGCTGTTCTTCTGAGAGGATTTGATGTGAAGAATGCTGAAGAGTTCAATGAGGCTGTAGAACTTTTTGGTTGGGAGGACAAGAGGTATGTTGGACCAGCTCCAAGGACGCATGTTTACAAAAGGATATGGACAGCCAATGAGGGACCGCTGTCGGAGTTTGTATATTATCATCATGAGATGGTTCTGGTGAGTAAAAATGTATGGCATTAATTTACTTTAAAATCTGTTGTTCTTGAATTGCCTTTTTTCTAAAGTCATAGCAGATTATAATTGATGCATCATCTTTGTTCTTTGCTTTTAGTTGGTGACAATGAAAAACTTTCTGATAAAACCCAAGGAAGTTTTTTGGTTACTACATGAAGTAGGTTAAATATTCATGCAATCTTAACTAAGGGCTTTCTTGTGAACTGCCAAAGCTAATCTTCAAGTGCCATGGAACCatct
Coding sequences within it:
- the LOC113706184 gene encoding expansin-like B1, whose amino-acid sequence is MALNPQHYFLLLLTLALLSELCLAQDAYVTTRATYYGSPDCLGTPFGACGYGEYGRTVNNAQVCGVSRLYRNGSGCGACYQVRCKHPQYCSEEGTKVVATDYGQGHDTDFILSVRAYAKLAKPNVVAELFAAGVIEVEYRRIPCSYPGYNLLVKVHEHSKYPFYLAIVILYQGGTSDIVAVEVYEESCKQWRGLRRAYGAVWDIANPPKGTLAFRFQVSGSAGVQWVQPNTVLPSEWKAGVAYDTAIQLT